The stretch of DNA TTCGTTGGAGCGGAACGGGTCAAGGATGCGTGGCTTCAAACGCTCAAGAGCGAGTTCGACGGTGTCCGGATGAAGGATGACGAACCGCTTGATCAGGTTGTTGCAAAACTGTCGACGCTGTCAGTAAAGGTCAACGGCTTGGGGGGGAGTTTGGACGATGCGGCGTTGGTGAAGAAATTGTTTGACATCGTCCCTGATCACTACCTCACAGTTGTGGCTGGGATCGAACAATTTTATGACCTGAAGACGATTGCTTTCGATGAGGCAGTCGGGTGCCTGAAGGCGTTTGAGGAGCGCACGTCGCGGCGTAGCGGTGGTGGCGCGAAGACCCCGGTCGGGCAAGTACTACTTACCCAGGCGGAGTGGGAGGCCAGGCAGAAATCTGCCGGTGGTGACTCGTCCGGGAAGGTGAAGAAAGGAGAGAGCAGCAGTCGAGGTCGAGGCCGCGGCCGTGGTGGTGGAACAGGCGGTCGCGGTGGGAGAACTGACAGCGGCGATGGCACAGGAAAGCGTGACAAGAGTCACATAAAATGCTTTAAGTGCCATGAACACGGGCACTATGCTAATCGATGCCCGGGAGGCGAGAAGAAGGCTGAGGAAGCAAATCTAGCCAAAATCGACAGAGAGCCGGCGGTGCTGCTGGCAGAAACTGTGTTGTCGGACAGGCTACAGTACTCTAAAGATTTCCAGGTTTAGAAGCTTTACCTAAATGAAGCCAGGGTTGTGCCAGAACTTCATCTCACCGATGGAGGTGATCCATCAGGTAACTTGTGGTACTTAGACAATGGTGCAAGCAACCACATGTCTGGTGATCGTCAGAAATTCAAAGATCTGAATCTAGCAGTAAATGGCAAGGTACGTTTTGGTGATGATTCAACTATTGATATCTGTGGGAAAGGTACAATCGTTTTCCAAGGGAAGGGTGGTGATCAGTGGGTATTGTCAGATGTTTACTATATCCCTAAGCTTAAAAGTAATTTGATTAGTCTGGGTCAACTGACTGAATCTGGTTATAGAATTTTGCTTGATGAGAATTTGCTTGAGATAGTAGATAAACATTCTGACAGACTGGTTATGAAAGTACCTAGAGCTGGAAACAGACTTTATAAGATTGAGTTGAATGTTGTTGTGCCAAGATGTTTGATGGCCAGTATGGATGATAATGCTTGGCTTTGGCATGGGAGATTAGGCCATGTAAATTTCAGGTCTCTGAAACAGTTGGTGGGGAAAAGTATGGCTACTGGTGTTCCTGAGATCAGTCATCCTGATCAAATCTGTGGTGACTGTCTGGTAGCTAAGCAGACAAGAGCAGCTTTTCCTAGAGCATCTCAGTGGCAAGCGGATGAGAAGCTCAAATTGGTTCACATAGATTTATGTGGCCCAATTACACCTGAAACAGCTGGAGGTAACAAGTACTTCATGCTGTTGGTTGATGATCATTCAAGGTGGATGAATGTGCACATGCTGAAAAGCAAGGATCAAGCCCTTGCTGCATTTGTAAAGTACAAAGCACAAGTTGAAAATGAGTCAGACTGCAGAATCAAGATTGTGAGGTCTGATAGAGGAGGTGAGTTTCTGAACGGTGAGTTCACTGGTGTGTGTGATGAGGCTGGCATCAAGAGGCAGTTCACAGCACCATACACTCCTCAACAAAATGGAGTGGTAGAGAGAAGAAACAGAACAGTGATGGAGATGGCAAGGGCTATGCTTAAAAGCATGAAGGTGCCAGGGAGGTACTGTGCAGAGGCTGTCAGGCACTCTGTGTTTCTTCTTAACAGATTGCCAACAAAGGTGTTGGGTAACAAAACTCCTCATGAAGTCAGGACTGGGAGAAAACCAAGTCTGGGACATTTAAAAGTGTTTGGCTGCACTGCATATTCAAAAATTGTGAAGCCTCACTTAAAGAAACTGGATGACAGAAGCAGGAAGCTGGTGTACTTTGGAGTGGAGGAGGGGAGTAAAGCATACAGGTTGTATGACCCTACCACTAACAAAATTGTAGTTAGCAGAGATGCAGTATTTGAAGAGAAGCTTGTGTGGGACTGGGTCAAGCAGTCAGGCAGTGGGAACTCTGTTGAATTCATTGTTGATGGTGAATCAGCCACTGAGGTGTATGGTGGTGGTGAATATGTTGAGGAACAGGAGTGGCAGGAACAGGTAGCACAAGATGAAAATCAAAGTGCAAATCTGAATGAGCCAAATCTGTTTCAGTGGTCAGAAGATGCAGTGATACAGTCTGATATCCCTGAATCTTCACAGGCTGGTTTCTCTACACCTCAACCTGTGCAAGTTGAAATTGATGCAGTAACACCATCTTCTGTGAATGAGAGTGGTGCCATGAAATTCAGAAGCCTGGATGAGATATATGATGAGACCTAAGAAGTTGAGCTCATGGATTCTGATGTGGAGGCATTGCTCGTTGAAACTGGTGAACCAGCTAACTACAGTGAAGCTGCTTGTCATGAGGAATGGAAAAAAGCTATGGATAAGGAAATTGAATCCATAGAACAGAATAAGACCTGGGAACTGGGCAAGATACTGTCAGGGTGTTACTGGCTTATGCTGCAAACAATGGCTAGGGAGTTCATCACTTGGATGTCAAATCAGCATTCTTACATGGGGAATTGGAGGAAGAAGTCTATGTATCTCAACCTAAGGGCTATCAGGTGAGAGGTAGAGAGCAGGAGGTGTACAAACTGAATAAAGCTCTCTATGGACTGAAacaagcccctagagcttggaATGTGAGATTAGACAAGAGCCTTAAGAAGTTGGGTTTTAGAAGATGCTTGAGTGAACAAGCTGTCTACACAAGGGGAGCAGGAGACAGATCAGTCATTGTAGGTGTGTATGTAGATGACTTGATTGTTACTGG from Sorghum bicolor cultivar BTx623 chromosome 8, Sorghum_bicolor_NCBIv3, whole genome shotgun sequence encodes:
- the LOC110437643 gene encoding uncharacterized protein LOC110437643: MALVVGGTGSGSGDGARGGGEARQVYPSLTNTNYTSWCIHVQAIMEDRDEWEVVEPDPAAAAPTAEEAAKLKTKDKKIKAHLLQCIPDDILMQVAKKKTGKEVWDSLKARFVGAERVKDAWLQTLKSEFDGVRMKDDEPLDQVVAKLSTLSVKVNGLGGSLDDAALVKKLFDIVPDHYLTVVAGIEQFYDLKTIAFDEAVGCLKAFEERTSRRSGGGAKTPVGQVLLTQAEWEARQKSAGGDSSGKVKKGESSSRGRGRGRGGGTGGRGGRTDSGDGTGKRDKSHIKCFKCHEHGHYANRCPGGEKKAEEANLAKIDREPAVLLAETVLSDRLQYSKDFQV